The Anaerolineales bacterium sequence GCAGAAGAGGCCAGGCCCGAAAATCCACGCCTGGTGAAAGACGCCCCCAGCCCGAAGGTCACAAGCCGAAGCGAGGTGCTTGCGGAGGGCGAGATTTCCTTCCAGCATGTGAACGACCGGTGGTCGGAAGTGCTGGCCGTGGCGCGGCGTTTCGACCCTCGCATCCAGGCCCTGCTCAATTCCTGTCGTCCGTTGGGTTTCCAAACGGGCACGTTGGTCATCGGATTTCGAAGCGATTTGCTGCGTGAGAAAATGGAAAAAGGCCACAACCTGGCGCTCGCCGCTCAAGCGCTCCAGGAGGTGTTCAACAAACCCGTCGGAATCCGCTGCATCCTGACGGAAACCTGGGAACCTCAAGCAGTGGGAGGGCATCAACCTCCACCGGTGGAAAGCGGCGGCATGGTTTCGACCGCCCTGCGGGATTTGGGCGCGCATGTTGTCGACGTGGAAAATTTACCCCCGGACAGCGGCTCATAGCGCGTAGCTCTTTTCGATCCGATCCAGGTGACAGATCTCGAGCGGACGGCCGGCGTACGCTCGGTATTCGGCGGTCATCGGGCGTGGATGAAGATCGCCGGGAAGTCAGCCCGGGTTCAAGCGTTCGATCGACGTAGCAGATTGGGGAGTCAACAAGATGAGCAAGCAGAAACTGCCGAAGGGATTCGGCAAGGGCATGTTATCCGGTTTCAAACAACTGCAGGAACGCCTGGAACAAACGCAGGCCGAGCTGGCCGAGGAAACGGTGGAGGCGAGCGCCGGTGGCGGCGCCGTTCGCATCGTAATGAGCGGGACGCAGCAGTGCCGCGCCGTGCACATATCGCCCGAATTGTTCGAGGAGGCGGACGTCGAAATGCTGCAGGAACTGGTGATGCTGGCTGTAAACCAGGCGGTTCAGGATTCCCAGGTCCTGGCGTCCAACAAGCTGGGTCCCCTGACCGGCGGTCTGGGCCTTCCGGGGATGGGCGAATGACGTCTGGCGTGCCCAGGCCGGTCGAACGGCTGGTCGAAGCCTTTGCGCGTTTGCCGGGCATCGGCACGAAAACCGCCTCTCGGCTGACCTACTACCTGCTGCGAGTCCCGCCGGAAGAAAGCAAAGAGCTCGCGGAAGCGCTGCTGGCGATGCGCACGGAAACTCGATTCTGCTCGAGATGTTTCAACATCACCGTGGACGATCCTTGCATGATCTGTCAGGACGAGCGGCGCGAGGACAGGCTGATATGTGTGGTCGAGGAGCCGCTGGACGTCGTGGCGATCGAACGCACGCAGCAGTTCAACGGCCGCTATCACGTACTGCACGGCGCCATCAATCCCGTGGAAGGAATCGGACCGGAAGATCTGCGCATCGACGAATTGCTGGCGCGCATCGAGACCGAGGCGGTCGAGGAACTCATCGTGGCAACCAATCCAACACTGGAAGGCGAGGCGACGGCGATGTATCTGAAGCGGCAGCTTGCCGGCCGGCCGGTCAAACTGACCCGCCTGGCGCGCGGCCTGCCTTCCGGCGGCGATCTG is a genomic window containing:
- a CDS encoding YbaB/EbfC family nucleoid-associated protein, translating into MSKQKLPKGFGKGMLSGFKQLQERLEQTQAELAEETVEASAGGGAVRIVMSGTQQCRAVHISPELFEEADVEMLQELVMLAVNQAVQDSQVLASNKLGPLTGGLGLPGMGE
- the recR gene encoding recombination mediator RecR, producing the protein MTSGVPRPVERLVEAFARLPGIGTKTASRLTYYLLRVPPEESKELAEALLAMRTETRFCSRCFNITVDDPCMICQDERREDRLICVVEEPLDVVAIERTQQFNGRYHVLHGAINPVEGIGPEDLRIDELLARIETEAVEELIVATNPTLEGEATAMYLKRQLAGRPVKLTRLARGLPSGGDLEYADTTTLSQAFQGRSEL